The following are from one region of the Sebaldella sp. S0638 genome:
- a CDS encoding DUF4189 domain-containing protein — protein sequence MKKLLLFLFISIMSLSDYYGAIAINRDTGATGYSYDYSSQSSAERAALNYCGQNCEVAIWYKNTCAAVAYSYQNGTYGWAWGSDARSNERKALANCTGNDCQVVSSVCTTRYY from the coding sequence ATGAAGAAATTATTATTATTTTTATTTATCAGCATAATGTCATTAAGCGATTACTATGGAGCAATAGCCATAAACAGAGATACAGGTGCAACAGGATACAGCTATGATTATTCCAGCCAGTCTTCCGCAGAAAGAGCAGCACTAAATTACTGCGGTCAAAATTGTGAAGTAGCTATATGGTATAAAAATACATGTGCGGCAGTGGCGTATTCTTATCAGAACGGGACTTACGGATGGGCGTGGGGTTCTGATGCACGAAGCAATGAAAGAAAAGCTCTTGCCAATTGTACGGGAAATGATTGTCAGGTAGTATCAAGCGTATGCACTACAAGATATTATTAA
- the pyrE gene encoding orotate phosphoribosyltransferase: MNNKEKTAKILFDLKAVKINVKEPFTFSSGIKSPIYCDNRVILGYPEARDGIVQGFLSIIDAENTDVIAGVATAGISWAAFIAEKLGKPMAYVRSKPKGHGVGRQIEGAEIAGKRVAIIEDLISTGGSSINAAEVLRKSGAESVEVKAIFSYNFKSAYENFDKINCKWDTISNFDILIELLKNEKYLSEGEAETALEWNKNPESWGK, encoded by the coding sequence ATGAATAATAAAGAAAAAACTGCAAAAATTCTTTTTGATTTGAAGGCGGTAAAAATAAACGTAAAGGAACCATTTACATTTTCTTCGGGAATAAAAAGTCCTATTTATTGTGATAACAGGGTAATATTAGGATATCCTGAGGCAAGAGACGGGATAGTACAAGGATTTCTTAGTATTATAGATGCAGAAAATACTGATGTAATAGCCGGTGTAGCAACTGCGGGAATATCATGGGCAGCTTTTATAGCGGAAAAACTCGGGAAACCAATGGCTTATGTAAGAAGCAAACCGAAAGGGCACGGCGTGGGACGACAGATAGAGGGAGCTGAGATTGCCGGGAAAAGAGTAGCAATAATAGAAGACCTTATATCTACCGGCGGAAGCAGTATTAATGCAGCAGAAGTGTTGAGAAAGTCAGGTGCTGAAAGTGTAGAGGTAAAGGCTATTTTTTCATATAATTTCAAAAGTGCTTATGAGAATTTTGATAAGATTAACTGTAAATGGGATACAATATCGAATTTTGATATTTTGATAGAGCTGTTAAAAAATGAAAAATACCTTAGTGAAGGAGAAGCAGAAACTGCTTTGGAATGGAACAAGAATCCTGAGAGCTGGGGAAAATAA